One window of Parus major isolate Abel chromosome 12, Parus_major1.1, whole genome shotgun sequence genomic DNA carries:
- the WNT5A gene encoding protein Wnt-5a, protein MEKSSAVLIHGGAVGTVGSTMASQYLVVALAVFSSFTQVVIEASSWWSLGMNPMNPMNPVQMSEVYIIGAQPLCSQLAGLSQGQKKLCQLYQDHMQFIGEGAKTGIKECQYQFRHRRWNCSTVDNNSVFGRVMQIGSRETAFTYAVSAAGVVNAMSRACREGELSSCGCSRAARPKDLPRDWLWGGCGDNIEYGYRFAKEFVDARERERVYQRGSYESARILMNLHNNEAGRRTVYNLADVACKCHGVSGSCSLKTCWLQLADFRKVGDALKEKYDSAAAMKLNSRGKLVQVNSRFNAPTIHDLVYIDPSPDYCVRNESTGSLGTQGRLCNKTSEGMDGCELMCCGRGYDQFKTVQRERCHCKFHWCCYVKCKLCTEIVDQFVCK, encoded by the exons ATGGAG AAATCCAGTGCAGTATTAATCCACGGAGGTGCTGTGGGGACAGTTGGCAGTACAATGGCTTCTCAGTACCTCGTAGTGGCTCTGGCCGTTTTCTCCTCTTTTACCCAGGTTGTAATAGAAGCCAGCTCTTGGTG GTCTTTAGGGATGAACCCCATGAACCCCATGAACCCTGTTCAGATGTCAGAGGTGTACATTATAGGAGCCCAGCCACTATGTAGCCAGCTAGCAGGGCTTTCCCAAGGACAGAAGAAACTCTGCCAATTGTATCAGGACCATATGCAGTTCATTGGAGAGGGTGCAAAGACGGGCATTAAGGAGTGCCAGTATCAATTCAGACACAGAAGATGGAATTGCAGCACTGTGGACAACAACTCTGTTTTTGGCAGAGTCATGCAGATAG GCAGCCGGGAGACGGCGTTCACCTACGCGGTGAGCGCAGCCGGCGTGGTCAACGCCATGAGCCGCGCGTGCCGGGAGGGCGAGCTGTCCTCCTGCGGCTGCAGCCGCGCCGCGCGGCCCAAGGACCTGCCCCGGGACTGGCTGTGGGGCGGCTGCGGGGACAACATCGAGTACGGATATCGCTTCGCCAAGGAGTTCGTGGATGCCCGGGAGCGCGAGCGAGTTTACCAGCGAGGCTCCTACGAGAGCGCCCGCATCTTGATGAACCTGCACAACAACGAGGCCGGCAGAAGA ACGGTGTACAACCTGGCTGACGTGGCCTGTAAGTGCCACGGCGTCTCgggctcctgcagcctgaagacctgctggctgcagctcgCCGATTTCCGCAAGGTGGGCGACGCCTTGAAGGAGAAATACGACAGCGCCGCCGCCATGAAGCTCAACAGCCGGGGGAAGCTGGTGCAGGTGAACAGCCGCTTCAACGCCCCCACCATCCACGACCTGGTGTACATCGACCCCAGCCCCGACTACTGCGTGCGCAACGAGAGCACCGGCTCCCTGGGCACCCAGGGCCGCCTGTGCAACAAGACCTCGGAGGGCATGGACGGCTGTGAACTCATGTGCTGCGGCCGGGGCTACGACCAGTTCAAGACGGTGCAGCGAGAGCGCTGCCACTGCAAGTTCCACTGGTGCTGCTACGTGAAATGCAAGTTGTGCACAGAGATCGTGGACCAGTTTGTGTGCAAATAG